One Cellulomonas sp. NS3 genomic region harbors:
- a CDS encoding LacI family DNA-binding transcriptional regulator translates to MADPATSAARPTLEDVARVAGVSRATVSRVVNGRQDVAEHLQELVREAIARTGYVPNRAARSLVTRRSGLVVVAVGGAASPHGPPDEVDFHDPFVGRAVGGILRALRPRDVDPVLMLAETDADRARVLAHLQQGHADGALLVSTRPDDPLAPLLVDAGVPSVIFAHPAAPLPVSFVDVGNREGGALAAEHLVARGRHRLAVIEGPPDVPSAQERLAGFRDVAARHGLPVVTAPGGFSFVSGAEAMRSLLARGPELDGVFAANDLMALGAVDVLEDAGRRVPHDVSVVGFDDSALAPVARPALTSVRQPIEEMTAEMVAILLAQIDAPERRVTGSIFEATLQVRASS, encoded by the coding sequence ATGGCCGACCCCGCCACGTCCGCCGCGCGCCCGACGCTCGAGGACGTCGCCCGTGTCGCCGGCGTCTCCCGGGCCACCGTCTCCCGCGTGGTCAACGGCCGCCAGGACGTCGCCGAGCACCTCCAGGAGCTCGTGCGCGAGGCGATCGCCCGCACCGGCTACGTCCCCAACCGGGCCGCGCGCTCGCTCGTGACCCGGCGCTCCGGGCTCGTCGTCGTCGCGGTCGGGGGCGCCGCCTCGCCCCACGGCCCCCCGGACGAGGTCGACTTCCACGACCCGTTCGTCGGCCGCGCGGTCGGCGGGATCCTGCGCGCGCTGCGGCCCCGCGACGTCGACCCGGTCCTCATGCTCGCCGAGACGGACGCCGACCGGGCGCGGGTGCTCGCGCACCTGCAGCAGGGCCACGCCGACGGGGCGCTGCTCGTCTCGACGCGGCCCGACGACCCGCTCGCGCCGCTGCTGGTCGACGCCGGCGTGCCGTCCGTGATCTTCGCGCACCCCGCCGCGCCGCTCCCCGTCAGCTTCGTCGACGTGGGGAACAGGGAGGGCGGCGCGCTCGCGGCCGAGCACCTCGTCGCCCGGGGGCGGCACCGCCTCGCCGTGATCGAGGGTCCGCCGGACGTCCCGTCGGCGCAGGAGCGCCTCGCCGGCTTCCGCGACGTGGCCGCCCGCCACGGCCTGCCCGTCGTCACGGCCCCCGGCGGCTTCTCGTTCGTGAGCGGCGCGGAGGCGATGCGCTCGCTGCTGGCCCGCGGGCCCGAGCTCGACGGGGTGTTCGCCGCGAACGACCTCATGGCGCTCGGCGCGGTCGACGTGCTCGAGGACGCGGGCCGCCGGGTGCCGCACGACGTGTCGGTCGTGGGGTTCGACGACAGCGCGCTCGCCCCCGTCGCCCGACCGGCGCTCACGAGCGTGCGCCAGCCCATCGAGGAGATGACCGCGGAGATGGTCGCGATCCTGCTCGCGCAGATCGACGCGCCCGAGCGCCGCGTGACCGGGTCGATCTTCGAGGCGACGCTGCAGGTCCGCGCCTCGTCCTGA
- a CDS encoding GAF and ANTAR domain-containing protein, with amino-acid sequence MEPVPETAQALRSLNETSERDLASMIDILADRVVAIVPSCVGLSISLVDSGLTFTLVATSEVVAALDAVQYVATGPCVESAASRDEIQLDDVLDERRWQHFARAAAAQGVRSTLSLPLVTRGEIAGAVNLYAADPRAFVGMEAELRQVVGGGRDLGVSNADLPFRTRDVARAATRTLDELDVVEQAVGFVMAEQRIGADEARRRLTDAAERAGVDVPSAARALMARR; translated from the coding sequence GTGGAACCCGTACCCGAGACCGCGCAGGCCCTCCGGTCCCTCAACGAGACCAGCGAGCGCGACCTCGCGTCGATGATCGACATCCTCGCGGACCGCGTCGTCGCCATCGTGCCCAGCTGCGTGGGCCTGAGCATCAGCCTCGTCGACAGCGGGCTGACGTTCACGCTCGTGGCGACCTCCGAGGTGGTCGCGGCGCTCGACGCGGTCCAGTACGTCGCGACCGGCCCCTGCGTGGAGAGCGCCGCGAGCAGGGACGAGATCCAGCTCGACGACGTGCTCGACGAGCGGCGCTGGCAGCACTTCGCACGGGCCGCCGCCGCGCAGGGCGTCCGCAGCACGCTGTCGCTGCCGCTCGTCACGCGCGGGGAGATCGCCGGCGCCGTCAACCTGTACGCGGCCGACCCCCGGGCGTTCGTCGGCATGGAGGCCGAGCTGCGGCAGGTCGTCGGCGGGGGCCGGGACCTGGGCGTGTCCAACGCGGACCTACCGTTCCGGACCCGGGACGTCGCGCGGGCCGCGACCCGCACCCTCGACGAGCTCGACGTCGTGGAGCAGGCCGTCGGCTTCGTCATGGCGGAGCAGCGCATCGGGGCGGACGAGGCGCGGCGCCGGCTCACGGACGCGGCGGAGCGGGCCGGCGTGGACGTCCCGAGCGCCGCACGGGCGCTGATGGCCCGCCGCTGA
- a CDS encoding aldo/keto reductase, with product MAATGAGTSDGRAEDRREALTRHVVPKSGTVVTGLGLGTAQLGNLGRVTTDEEAHGAVARAWERGIRYLDTAPSYGLGLSERRLGALLAAYPREECTVSTKVGRRLVPSPERAHLRDHEGFDVPADTRREWDLTRDGIRRSIEESLERTGLDRIDIAYLHDPDDFGDEAVATALPALVELRDEGVLGAVGAGMNQSAMLARFVRETDVDVVMLAGRYTLLEQGALADLLPLAVERSVAVVAAAPYNSGILARPRPAPGAHHNYAPADAVLIERAHAIADVCERHGVTLPDAALAFPAAHPAVVSVVVGARTAAQVDDAVDRFRTHVPADVWSELREAGLLDPSAPTPA from the coding sequence ATGGCGGCAACGGGCGCAGGTACGAGCGACGGGCGGGCCGAGGACCGCCGCGAGGCGCTGACCAGGCACGTCGTGCCGAAGTCCGGGACGGTCGTGACGGGCCTGGGCCTCGGGACCGCGCAGCTCGGCAACCTCGGGCGCGTCACGACCGACGAGGAGGCGCACGGCGCCGTCGCGCGCGCCTGGGAGCGGGGCATCCGCTACCTCGACACCGCCCCGTCGTACGGCCTCGGGCTGTCCGAGCGGCGCCTCGGTGCGCTGCTCGCGGCGTACCCGCGCGAGGAGTGCACGGTCTCCACCAAGGTCGGGCGCCGGCTCGTGCCGAGCCCCGAGCGCGCGCACCTGCGCGACCACGAGGGCTTCGACGTCCCGGCGGACACCCGCCGCGAGTGGGACCTCACGCGCGACGGCATCCGGCGCTCGATCGAGGAGAGCCTCGAGCGCACCGGCCTCGACCGGATCGACATCGCCTACCTGCACGACCCGGACGACTTCGGCGACGAGGCCGTCGCGACCGCGCTGCCCGCGCTCGTCGAGCTGCGCGACGAGGGCGTGCTCGGGGCGGTCGGCGCGGGGATGAACCAGTCGGCGATGCTCGCGCGGTTCGTCCGCGAGACCGACGTCGACGTCGTCATGCTCGCGGGCCGCTACACGCTGCTCGAGCAGGGCGCCCTGGCCGACCTGCTGCCGCTCGCGGTCGAGCGCAGCGTCGCGGTCGTGGCCGCCGCGCCGTACAACTCCGGCATCCTCGCCCGACCCCGCCCCGCACCGGGGGCCCACCACAACTACGCGCCCGCGGACGCCGTGCTGATCGAGCGTGCCCACGCGATCGCCGACGTGTGCGAGCGGCACGGCGTGACGCTGCCCGACGCGGCGCTCGCGTTCCCGGCCGCGCACCCCGCGGTCGTGTCCGTCGTGGTCGGGGCGCGCACGGCCGCGCAGGTCGACGACGCCGTCGACCGGTTCCGCACGCACGTCCCCGCCGACGTGTGGTCCGAGCTGCGCGAGGCCGGCCTGCTCGACCCGTCCGCCCCGACGCCCGCGTGA